A single Mangrovimonas sp. YM274 DNA region contains:
- the rsmH gene encoding 16S rRNA (cytosine(1402)-N(4))-methyltransferase RsmH, which translates to MEYHNPVLLKETVDGLNIKPDGVYVDVTFGGGGHSREILSRLGPEGKLFAFDQDQDALANAIDDSRFTLINENFRYIKRFLRFYGVKEVDGVLADFGVSSHQFDVAERGFSTRFEANLDMRMNQKEGLSAYNVVNDYEEEQLRQVLLQYGELRQAPAMARIIVEARKDASIKTSEQLKEVLKRFLGHKKENKVLAQIYQAIRIEVNQEIEVLKELLLQMPELLKQGGRLSFISYHSLEDRLVKRFIRNGLFEGEPERDMFGNFEVPLKKVGGLIVPTKEEIAQNSRARSAKLRIAEKL; encoded by the coding sequence ATGGAATATCATAATCCGGTATTGTTAAAGGAAACAGTTGATGGTTTAAATATTAAGCCTGATGGAGTGTATGTAGATGTGACCTTTGGAGGAGGTGGGCATAGTAGAGAGATTTTAAGTCGCTTGGGGCCGGAAGGGAAGTTGTTTGCTTTTGATCAGGACCAAGATGCTTTGGCGAATGCTATTGATGATTCTCGCTTTACGTTAATAAATGAGAATTTTAGATACATCAAGCGTTTCTTGAGGTTTTATGGCGTTAAAGAAGTGGATGGTGTTTTGGCAGATTTTGGGGTGTCCTCTCATCAGTTTGATGTGGCGGAGCGAGGGTTTTCCACAAGGTTTGAAGCTAATTTGGATATGCGCATGAATCAGAAGGAGGGGTTGTCTGCATATAATGTTGTAAATGATTATGAGGAGGAGCAGTTGAGGCAAGTGCTTTTGCAGTATGGCGAATTAAGGCAGGCTCCTGCAATGGCTAGGATAATAGTGGAGGCAAGAAAAGATGCGTCCATAAAAACAAGCGAGCAGCTTAAGGAAGTGTTGAAGCGCTTTTTGGGGCATAAAAAGGAGAATAAAGTGTTGGCTCAGATTTATCAGGCCATTCGTATAGAGGTGAATCAGGAGATTGAGGTGCTTAAGGAATTGTTGCTGCAAATGCCGGAGCTGTTAAAGCAAGGTGGGCGTTTAAGTTTTATTTCCTACCACTCTTTGGAGGATCGGTTGGTGAAACGTTTCATAAGAAATGGTTTGTTTGAAGGGGAGCCCGAGCGTGATATGTTTGGGAATTTTGAAGTGCCGTTGAAAAAGGTGGGCGGATTGATAGTGCCAACTAAAGAAGAGATCGCTCAAAATAGTAGGGCGCGGAGTGCTAAATTAAGAATCGCTGAGAAACTATGA
- the mraZ gene encoding division/cell wall cluster transcriptional repressor MraZ, which translates to MNSLIGTYECKVDAKGRLMLPSALKKQLSPVFQDGFVLKRAVFQPCLELYPMAEWEKLMQKMNKLNRFKKKNNDFIRRFTAGVKMVEVDTAGRLLIPKDLIAFSGISKEIVLSSAINIVEIWDKDKYEQSIDDAAEDFADLAEEVMGQDDDEYGIS; encoded by the coding sequence TTGAATTCATTAATAGGGACATACGAATGTAAAGTTGATGCCAAAGGTAGGTTAATGTTGCCTTCTGCGCTTAAAAAACAACTTTCTCCTGTATTTCAGGATGGTTTTGTGCTTAAGCGAGCAGTGTTTCAACCTTGCCTGGAATTGTATCCGATGGCAGAGTGGGAGAAGCTCATGCAAAAGATGAACAAACTTAATCGGTTTAAGAAAAAGAACAACGATTTTATTAGACGTTTTACGGCAGGTGTGAAAATGGTGGAAGTGGATACTGCGGGCCGTTTGCTTATTCCAAAAGATTTAATTGCCTTTTCGGGAATTTCCAAAGAGATAGTGTTGTCGTCGGCCATTAATATCGTTGAAATTTGGGATAAAGATAAGTATGAACAGTCTATAGACGATGCAGCTGAAGATTTTGCTGATTTGGCTGAAGAAGTAATGGGACAAGATGACGATGAGTATGGAATATCATAA
- a CDS encoding alpha/beta fold hydrolase: MKHLLKTEKNYNYIEVGEGKPIVVLHGLMGGLSNFDAVTRHFSNKGYKVIIPELPIYTMSLLKTNVKSFAKYLHDFIEHKQLNDVILLGNSLGGHIGLYHTKLFPEKVKALIITGSSGLYESAMGSGYTKRSDYEVIKKKAQDVFYNPEVATKEIVDEVYQTVNDRNKLVKTLAIAKSAIRHNMAKDLPYMETPTCIIWGKNDTVTPPEVAEEFHSLLPDSTLFWIDKCGHAAMMEHPDEFNTILDKWLTERNF; this comes from the coding sequence ATGAAGCACCTTTTAAAAACAGAGAAAAACTATAATTATATTGAAGTTGGAGAAGGAAAGCCTATAGTTGTTTTACACGGTTTAATGGGTGGACTAAGCAATTTTGACGCTGTTACACGCCACTTTAGCAACAAAGGCTACAAGGTCATCATCCCCGAGCTACCAATTTACACCATGTCCTTACTCAAAACCAACGTTAAGAGTTTTGCCAAGTATTTACATGATTTTATAGAACACAAACAGCTTAACGATGTTATTTTGTTAGGCAATTCCCTGGGCGGGCATATTGGTCTTTACCACACCAAACTGTTTCCTGAAAAAGTGAAAGCGCTTATCATTACCGGAAGTTCTGGACTTTACGAAAGTGCCATGGGCAGTGGGTATACTAAACGCAGCGACTATGAGGTCATCAAAAAAAAGGCTCAGGATGTATTTTACAATCCTGAAGTGGCTACAAAAGAAATTGTAGACGAAGTATACCAAACGGTAAACGACAGAAACAAGCTTGTAAAAACATTGGCCATTGCAAAGAGCGCCATTAGACACAATATGGCCAAGGACCTTCCATACATGGAAACCCCCACCTGCATTATTTGGGGAAAAAATGATACCGTTACGCCTCCAGAAGTAGCAGAGGAATTCCACTCCCTCCTACCAGACTCTACCCTTTTTTGGATAGACAAATGTGGCCATGCCGCCATGATGGAGCACCCAGACGAATTCAATACCATTTTAGACAAATGGCTCACTGAACGCAATTTTTAA
- the yihA gene encoding ribosome biogenesis GTP-binding protein YihA/YsxC, translating to MLIKTAEFIISNSDVSKCPKDPIPEYAFIGRSNVGKSSLINMLTNHKSLAKTSGRPGKTQLINHFLINKNWFLVDLPGYGYARVSKTAKKKFQKFITNYFEQRQQLVSAFVLVDIRHEPQKIDMEFMEYLGENGIPFSIIFTKADKLKPMAIERNVENYTKEMLKVWEEMPPYFITSSSKTIGREELLNFIQETNTEINNLKNQ from the coding sequence ATGTTAATCAAAACCGCTGAATTTATTATCAGTAATTCCGACGTTTCCAAATGTCCGAAGGACCCTATTCCAGAATACGCTTTTATTGGAAGAAGTAATGTTGGAAAATCTTCTTTGATCAACATGCTTACAAACCACAAAAGTCTAGCAAAAACTTCTGGAAGGCCAGGGAAAACCCAATTGATCAATCACTTTTTGATCAACAAGAATTGGTTTTTGGTCGATTTACCTGGTTACGGTTACGCTAGAGTTTCAAAAACAGCTAAGAAAAAGTTCCAAAAATTCATTACCAACTATTTCGAGCAACGCCAACAATTGGTATCGGCATTTGTATTGGTAGACATTCGTCATGAACCTCAAAAAATCGACATGGAGTTCATGGAATATTTAGGAGAAAATGGCATTCCTTTTTCTATCATTTTCACAAAGGCCGATAAATTGAAACCAATGGCCATTGAAAGAAACGTTGAAAACTACACCAAAGAAATGCTCAAAGTCTGGGAAGAAATGCCCCCTTATTTCATCACCTCTTCCAGCAAAACTATTGGCCGTGAGGAACTCTTAAATTTCATTCAAGAGACCAATACGGAGATCAACAATTTAAAAAACCAATAG
- a CDS encoding ABC transporter permease, with protein sequence MSIHNNSLSQLALQKFKSNFWGVLSLGIVITIGLIAMFAYVLAPDDSQSANQMHLAIHSKKPGFKVTVLTVPSEVQSQQSWFSKAFFGDKNADSEIPISAYEVVGDHLVYTEFASDGLEGIVKEVALNKFPNNEYFPYIKERRFLFGTDKYGRDLLSRILIGSRISFFIGFVAVFISLIIGIFMGSIAGYFGGKIDAVIMWLINVTWSIPTLLLVIAITLTLGKGFWQVFIAVGLTMWVEVARVVRGQVIGVKEMQYVTAARALGYTDFRIISRHILPNIMAPIIVISAANFAAAILIESGLSFLGIGAQPPMPSWGGMIKDHYNYIILGKPYLALIPGVCIMVLVMAFMLIGNALRDALDVKS encoded by the coding sequence GTGAGTATACATAATAACTCATTATCTCAATTAGCGCTCCAAAAGTTTAAAAGTAACTTTTGGGGCGTTTTAAGTTTGGGTATAGTCATAACAATTGGTCTTATTGCTATGTTTGCTTATGTGTTGGCACCTGATGATAGTCAAAGCGCCAATCAGATGCATTTAGCCATTCATTCCAAAAAGCCGGGGTTTAAGGTGACCGTGCTTACAGTTCCTTCTGAAGTTCAATCGCAACAATCGTGGTTTTCCAAGGCGTTTTTTGGAGATAAAAATGCCGATTCCGAAATTCCTATTTCAGCCTATGAAGTGGTAGGTGACCATTTGGTGTATACCGAATTCGCATCCGATGGTCTTGAAGGCATCGTTAAAGAAGTTGCGTTGAATAAATTTCCTAACAATGAATATTTCCCTTATATAAAGGAGCGACGTTTTCTTTTCGGAACCGATAAATATGGTAGGGATTTGTTGAGTAGAATCTTGATTGGTTCCCGTATTTCATTTTTTATTGGTTTTGTAGCAGTGTTTATTTCTTTAATAATTGGAATTTTCATGGGAAGCATTGCTGGTTATTTTGGAGGGAAAATAGACGCTGTAATCATGTGGCTCATAAATGTCACTTGGTCAATACCAACCTTACTTTTGGTGATTGCTATTACTTTAACTTTAGGGAAGGGCTTTTGGCAGGTGTTTATCGCTGTGGGGTTGACAATGTGGGTGGAAGTGGCTCGTGTGGTGAGGGGACAGGTAATTGGTGTTAAGGAGATGCAATATGTAACAGCGGCAAGAGCTTTGGGCTATACCGATTTTAGAATTATTTCTAGACATATCTTGCCTAATATTATGGCGCCTATTATCGTAATATCGGCAGCTAATTTTGCGGCAGCAATATTAATAGAAAGTGGTTTAAGTTTTTTAGGGATTGGAGCACAGCCGCCCATGCCAAGTTGGGGAGGCATGATCAAGGATCATTACAACTATATTATCCTAGGGAAACCGTACCTAGCTTTGATACCCGGTGTGTGTATCATGGTTTTGGTAATGGCATTTATGCTGATAGGGAATGCACTTAGAGATGCCTTAGATGTAAAAAGTTAA
- a CDS encoding carboxy terminal-processing peptidase, with the protein MRRNYKLLLLVLLLAFASCSFTTKTFDDPNKDRLLVQLISYVLENGHFQPKDINDEFSEQVFEDYLKQLDPFKRYFYESDIKEFMLYKDKLDDQIKVYDVSFFNLTHERLIQRIKESEEIYKEVLSQPFDFSVEEEISTDYDALPYVGSKKEMKERWRKLLKFSTIANYDNLISEQESEDATSQDEGDVSNEKREIKTKAQLEEEAREVTLTSLDELHEFINDRQRQDWFSVYVNAIVEEFDPHTFYFAPEDKDRFDVAMSGNFEGIGARLQKKMDAIIVNEIISGGPAWRQNELEVGDQIMKVKQEDEKDPISIVGMRLDDAIKFIKGPKGTKVTLTLKKVDGTIEDITITRDIVEIEETYAKSSTVIKDGKTFGVINLPKFYVDFEDYNKRNAASDIKKEIIRMKDAGAQGLVLDLRNNGGGSLQTVVDMVGLFIKDGPVVQVKTAGEEKEVLNDRDKSIVWDGPLVVLVNELSASASEILAAAMQDYKRAIIIGSKQTYGKGTVQNVLDLNRMVRNSSSGDMGALKFTTQKFYRINGGSTQLEGVKSDVVVPDRYSYINIGEKDQENPLAWDKIDAVDYDVWKNYYDYDVTIKQSKERMANNEQLKLIDANAQWVKKIRDQEVYSLNYDKYKAELKLNEEEAKRFEKISDYQTDLTFNSLPYEQELMAKDSVLKEKRERWHENLSQDVYIEEALHVLNDLKMTYDVKTKVATVKD; encoded by the coding sequence ATGAGAAGGAATTATAAGCTATTACTGTTGGTTTTGCTCTTGGCTTTTGCGTCTTGTAGCTTTACAACCAAGACTTTTGACGACCCGAATAAAGATAGATTGCTAGTACAATTAATAAGTTATGTGTTAGAGAATGGGCATTTTCAGCCGAAGGATATAAACGATGAATTTTCAGAACAGGTCTTTGAGGATTACTTAAAACAGCTGGATCCATTTAAACGTTATTTCTATGAGTCCGATATCAAGGAGTTCATGCTGTATAAGGATAAGTTGGATGATCAAATAAAGGTATATGACGTGTCATTTTTCAACTTGACACACGAACGTTTGATTCAGCGTATCAAGGAGTCTGAAGAGATTTACAAAGAAGTGTTGTCGCAACCTTTTGATTTTTCTGTTGAAGAGGAAATATCTACAGATTATGATGCCTTGCCATATGTAGGGTCTAAAAAGGAAATGAAAGAGCGTTGGAGGAAATTGTTGAAATTTTCTACAATTGCAAATTATGATAATTTGATTTCGGAGCAGGAGTCTGAGGATGCAACAAGTCAAGATGAAGGTGATGTTTCAAATGAGAAAAGAGAGATTAAAACGAAAGCTCAGTTGGAAGAGGAAGCTAGAGAAGTGACCTTGACCTCTTTGGATGAACTTCATGAATTTATTAACGACAGACAGCGCCAAGATTGGTTCTCGGTATATGTAAATGCTATAGTTGAAGAATTTGATCCGCATACGTTCTACTTTGCGCCAGAAGACAAAGACCGCTTTGATGTGGCCATGTCTGGAAATTTCGAAGGTATTGGCGCTAGATTACAAAAGAAAATGGATGCTATCATCGTCAATGAAATCATTAGCGGTGGACCTGCATGGAGACAAAACGAGTTGGAAGTAGGTGACCAAATCATGAAAGTGAAGCAAGAAGATGAAAAAGATCCTATTAGTATTGTAGGCATGCGTTTGGATGATGCCATAAAATTTATAAAAGGACCAAAGGGAACCAAAGTTACCCTGACGCTAAAGAAAGTGGATGGTACCATTGAGGATATTACTATTACCCGTGATATTGTTGAAATTGAAGAAACATATGCCAAATCGTCTACGGTTATTAAAGATGGTAAAACCTTTGGTGTGATTAACTTACCGAAGTTTTATGTGGATTTTGAAGATTACAACAAAAGAAATGCGGCATCTGACATTAAAAAGGAAATTATAAGAATGAAGGACGCTGGAGCGCAAGGTCTGGTTCTTGACTTAAGAAATAATGGAGGTGGATCTTTACAGACCGTTGTAGATATGGTTGGATTGTTTATTAAAGATGGTCCGGTTGTACAGGTAAAGACAGCAGGTGAAGAAAAGGAAGTGCTAAACGATAGAGATAAATCTATTGTATGGGATGGGCCTTTGGTAGTATTGGTAAATGAGCTTTCGGCTTCTGCTTCCGAGATTTTGGCGGCCGCAATGCAGGATTACAAAAGAGCAATTATTATAGGGAGTAAGCAAACTTATGGTAAAGGGACTGTTCAAAATGTTTTGGACCTTAATCGTATGGTAAGAAACAGTTCAAGTGGGGATATGGGAGCCTTGAAGTTTACGACTCAGAAATTCTACCGTATCAATGGAGGGTCTACCCAATTAGAAGGCGTTAAGAGTGATGTGGTAGTGCCGGACAGGTATAGCTACATTAACATTGGAGAGAAAGATCAAGAAAATCCTTTAGCTTGGGATAAAATAGATGCTGTAGATTACGATGTTTGGAAGAACTATTATGATTATGATGTGACTATCAAGCAAAGTAAGGAGCGTATGGCTAATAACGAACAATTAAAGTTAATCGATGCCAATGCACAGTGGGTGAAGAAAATTAGAGATCAGGAAGTATATTCGCTGAACTACGATAAGTACAAAGCTGAATTAAAGCTGAATGAAGAAGAAGCCAAGCGTTTTGAAAAAATTTCAGATTACCAAACAGATCTAACCTTTAATTCATTGCCCTATGAGCAGGAGTTGATGGCCAAGGATAGTGTTTTAAAAGAAAAAAGAGAGCGTTGGCATGAAAACTTAAGTCAGGATGTTTACATTGAGGAGGCTTTACATGTATTGAATGACTTAAAGATGACTTACGACGTTAAAACAAAAGTAGCGACCGTAAAAGATTAA
- the surE gene encoding 5'/3'-nucleotidase SurE, translated as MTNKPLILVTNDDGITAPGIRTLISIMNEIGEVVVVAPDSPQSGMGHAITVNSTIFVEKVVVDDGPQAEYSCSGTPADCVKLANREILKRKPDLCVSGINHGSNSSINVIYSGTMSAAIEAGVEGIPAIGFSLLDYNWNANFEGTRRYIKTIVENVLKEKLPKDVVLNVNLPNLPEGEIKGIKVCRQARANWVEEFDKRHSPQGREYYWLTGKFVNLDHGEDTDEWALEHGYVSVVPVQFDLTAHHCIQNLNTWNFND; from the coding sequence ATGACAAACAAACCGCTCATCTTAGTCACCAACGACGATGGCATTACAGCCCCTGGAATTAGGACCCTCATTAGCATCATGAACGAGATTGGCGAAGTGGTTGTGGTAGCTCCAGACAGCCCGCAAAGTGGCATGGGACATGCCATTACTGTTAACTCTACCATTTTTGTTGAAAAAGTAGTTGTAGATGACGGCCCCCAAGCTGAATATAGCTGTTCAGGAACCCCTGCCGATTGTGTAAAACTGGCTAATAGAGAGATTTTGAAGCGTAAACCAGACCTATGCGTCTCGGGTATTAACCACGGCTCCAATTCCTCGATTAATGTAATATATTCGGGAACCATGAGCGCAGCCATTGAGGCCGGTGTTGAAGGAATTCCCGCTATTGGTTTTTCCCTTCTTGACTATAATTGGAATGCCAATTTTGAAGGCACCAGACGCTATATTAAAACCATTGTAGAAAACGTCCTAAAGGAAAAATTACCTAAAGATGTTGTTCTCAATGTCAACCTGCCCAATTTACCTGAAGGCGAAATAAAAGGCATTAAGGTTTGTAGGCAGGCTAGAGCCAACTGGGTTGAAGAATTTGACAAACGCCATAGTCCACAAGGACGCGAGTATTATTGGTTAACGGGCAAATTTGTAAATTTGGACCATGGTGAAGACACAGACGAGTGGGCTTTGGAACACGGTTATGTTTCGGTGGTTCCTGTTCAGTTTGATTTAACGGCACACCATTGTATTCAAAATTTAAACACTTGGAATTTTAATGATTAA
- the lpxB gene encoding lipid-A-disaccharide synthase: MKYYIIAGEASGDLHGSNLMKALSQLDVNAEFRFWGGDLMQQVSDNLVKHYKDLAFMGFAEVIMNLRTIANNLSFCKKDIAAFQPDTIIFIDYPGFNMRIAKWAKKEGIRTQYYISPQIWAWKENRIHAIKRDVDNMYVILPFEKDFYKKHQYHVEFVGHPLIDAIGDRTQVDEYVFRAEHGLTDKPIIALLPGSRKQEIKKMLSVMLSIVDDFPKYQFVIAGAPSQERSFYQGFIKKANVAFVSNETYDLLSVSYAALVTSGTATLETALFKIPEVVCYKGSWLSYQIGKRLVKHIKYISLVNLIMDKEVVTELIQDDFTTARLKEELNKILDDYERVKFFLDYYDLEKQLGGKGASQNAAKLIFKDITKNH; encoded by the coding sequence ATGAAATACTACATCATTGCAGGAGAAGCCTCGGGAGATCTTCATGGGTCCAACCTGATGAAAGCATTGTCCCAATTGGATGTCAATGCCGAATTTAGGTTTTGGGGTGGCGATTTAATGCAGCAAGTAAGTGATAATTTGGTAAAACACTACAAAGACTTGGCCTTTATGGGCTTTGCCGAAGTAATCATGAATTTACGCACAATTGCCAACAATCTTTCTTTTTGCAAAAAGGATATTGCAGCCTTCCAACCGGATACCATCATTTTTATTGATTACCCCGGATTTAACATGCGTATAGCCAAGTGGGCAAAAAAAGAGGGCATCAGAACGCAGTATTACATATCTCCTCAAATTTGGGCCTGGAAAGAAAACCGCATTCATGCCATTAAGCGTGATGTGGATAATATGTATGTTATCCTTCCTTTTGAAAAGGATTTTTACAAAAAACATCAGTACCATGTTGAATTCGTAGGACACCCGCTTATCGATGCCATCGGGGACAGAACCCAAGTAGATGAATACGTTTTTAGAGCCGAGCACGGCCTTACTGACAAACCTATTATAGCCCTACTACCTGGAAGCAGAAAACAGGAAATTAAAAAGATGCTTTCGGTAATGCTAAGCATTGTTGACGATTTTCCTAAATATCAATTTGTAATTGCCGGAGCGCCAAGTCAAGAACGCAGCTTTTACCAAGGCTTTATCAAAAAGGCCAATGTTGCATTTGTTAGCAATGAAACCTATGATTTACTGAGCGTATCCTATGCTGCTTTGGTAACTTCGGGCACCGCTACTCTGGAAACAGCCTTATTTAAAATCCCAGAGGTAGTGTGTTACAAAGGCAGTTGGCTTTCCTACCAAATAGGGAAGCGCCTGGTAAAACACATCAAATACATTTCACTGGTTAACTTAATCATGGACAAGGAAGTTGTTACCGAGCTTATCCAGGATGATTTCACCACTGCGCGCTTAAAGGAAGAATTAAACAAAATCCTTGACGACTATGAACGAGTTAAATTTTTCTTGGACTATTACGACTTAGAAAAACAATTGGGAGGAAAAGGAGCAAGTCAAAATGCAGCAAAGCTGATTTTTAAAGATATTACCAAGAATCACTAG
- a CDS encoding C40 family peptidase, giving the protein MKKVALILLLLVSFSSCKSSKRARNSAPKTTKTTKATDSKTADKLVKYAMQFDGVKYKYGGTTKKGMDCSGLVTTVFQSENIQLPRTTGSMATTGDWIDLKEVQKGDLLFFATKKNSRKVNHVALVTQARGDYVEFIHASTSKGVIVSNLAERYWYYAFVQARRVL; this is encoded by the coding sequence ATGAAAAAAGTTGCCCTTATATTACTTCTTCTTGTCAGTTTCAGTAGCTGTAAATCTTCCAAACGCGCTAGAAACAGTGCTCCCAAAACAACCAAAACCACAAAAGCTACCGACTCAAAAACCGCAGACAAACTTGTGAAATACGCCATGCAGTTTGATGGTGTAAAGTATAAATATGGAGGAACTACCAAAAAGGGCATGGACTGCTCTGGATTGGTGACTACAGTTTTTCAAAGTGAAAATATTCAATTACCAAGAACTACTGGCTCTATGGCCACAACTGGAGACTGGATAGACTTAAAAGAAGTTCAAAAAGGGGATTTGTTATTTTTTGCCACCAAGAAAAACAGCCGAAAAGTTAACCATGTTGCTCTAGTAACGCAGGCAAGAGGCGATTACGTGGAGTTTATCCATGCCAGCACCAGCAAAGGTGTTATCGTCTCCAATTTAGCTGAGCGATATTGGTATTATGCTTTTGTTCAAGCCCGTAGAGTCTTATAG